A section of the Gemmatimonadales bacterium genome encodes:
- a CDS encoding MFS transporter gives MHAATVAQRQWRATGALALLAFINLLNYLDRNIIFALFEPIKRDLSLNDTQLGWLGAAYILVFSVAALPFGVIGDLKSRKTVIAAGTALFSAFTSLGGLVRGFTELFACRALVGIGEAAYAPASTSMVADYFPGRNRAFAMGILNAGIPIGGVLGILLGGYLEGIYGWRVALMAVGIPGFACAALVMGLVDPARKEAPHHIRNLARKLGLGTLGLMQQIAPLLVLTAIGLVAAVGLTHWFGTEAPSDTIVLAVAIGLGTVLTIWRWVRLVQLDRRDETPFTSELEDAVDELSRAARLVLRTPTLIFVFLSGAMISFGTNGLVGWGPSFMTRKFGLTTAAAAELLGTWGLVAGVLGTLAGGLIADWLRHRTDKGRVITIAGGFIIGGPLAIWVLTLHDLKLFVPGFTIAFFFLSWYNGPMSAVIFDVVPASIGSTVVGAYLLFIHLAGDGIALPLIGSLSDRFSLVRVVILLPIVALLGGVVALGALRTITRDMARLERRGSRLAGAGTGTAARP, from the coding sequence GTGCACGCCGCGACGGTCGCTCAACGTCAGTGGCGCGCCACGGGGGCGCTCGCGCTCCTCGCGTTCATCAACCTGCTCAACTACCTCGACCGCAACATCATCTTCGCGCTGTTCGAGCCGATCAAGCGCGACCTCTCGCTCAACGACACGCAGCTCGGCTGGCTCGGCGCCGCCTACATCCTCGTCTTCTCGGTGGCCGCGCTCCCGTTCGGGGTGATCGGCGACCTCAAGAGCCGCAAGACGGTGATCGCCGCGGGAACCGCACTGTTCAGCGCATTCACCTCGCTCGGCGGACTGGTGCGCGGCTTCACTGAACTCTTCGCCTGCCGGGCGCTGGTCGGCATCGGTGAAGCGGCGTACGCGCCGGCGTCGACGTCGATGGTCGCCGACTATTTCCCGGGACGCAATCGTGCCTTTGCCATGGGAATCCTCAACGCCGGGATTCCGATCGGCGGCGTCCTCGGCATCCTGCTGGGTGGTTACCTCGAAGGGATCTACGGCTGGCGCGTCGCACTGATGGCGGTCGGCATTCCGGGGTTCGCGTGTGCCGCGCTGGTCATGGGGCTGGTCGATCCGGCCCGCAAGGAAGCGCCGCATCACATCCGCAATCTCGCCCGCAAACTCGGCCTCGGCACCCTCGGCTTGATGCAGCAGATCGCACCGCTGCTCGTGCTGACCGCGATCGGACTCGTCGCGGCGGTCGGACTCACCCACTGGTTCGGGACCGAAGCACCGAGCGACACGATCGTACTCGCCGTCGCGATCGGGCTCGGTACGGTGCTGACGATCTGGCGTTGGGTGCGGCTGGTGCAGCTCGATCGACGCGATGAAACGCCGTTCACCTCCGAACTCGAGGACGCCGTCGACGAGCTCTCGCGCGCGGCGCGACTGGTACTCCGCACACCGACGCTGATCTTCGTCTTCCTCTCGGGCGCCATGATTTCGTTCGGTACCAACGGGCTGGTCGGCTGGGGGCCATCGTTCATGACCCGCAAGTTCGGGCTTACCACGGCAGCAGCGGCAGAGCTCCTCGGCACGTGGGGACTCGTCGCGGGTGTGCTCGGCACGCTCGCCGGAGGATTGATCGCCGACTGGCTGCGTCACCGCACAGACAAGGGACGCGTGATCACCATTGCGGGCGGATTCATCATCGGCGGGCCGCTGGCGATCTGGGTGCTCACGCTGCACGACCTCAAGCTCTTCGTGCCGGGATTCACGATCGCCTTTTTCTTTCTCTCGTGGTACAACGGCCCGATGTCGGCCGTGATTTTCGACGTGGTTCCCGCCAGCATCGGATCGACCGTCGTCGGCGCCTATCTCCTTTTCATCCACCTGGCCGGGGACGGCATCGCCCTCCCGCTGATCGGATCACTTTCCGACCGCTTTTCCCTGGTGCGCGTGGTGATCCTCCTTCCCATCGTCGCACTCCTTGGCGGCGTCGTGGCGCTCGGCGCGCTGCGGACCATCACCCGGGACATGGCGCGGCTGGAGCGACGTGGTTCGCGGCTGGCCGGCGCTGGAACCGGGACCGCCGCGCGTCCGTAG
- a CDS encoding TIGR00730 family Rossman fold protein, whose product MRERKTKTAPPPKTTRKSRPTEDEQLLNVPVAEDILRLRRTSDSWRVLSIQGEFVWGFDNLQDVAGGVSFFGSARTKPGDRYYKAAERTAQLFAKAGVPVITGGGPGIMEAANKGAYEAGGLSIGCNIELPHEQRPNQYLTRSLDFKYFFVRKTMFVKYAIGFAVFPGGYGTLDELFEALTLMQTDKLTDFPVVLFGKAYWSGMMAWIKDTLLDEGMISPGDDKLLHVTDRPETVVKILMESRKRLGIAKVGL is encoded by the coding sequence ATGCGTGAACGGAAGACGAAGACGGCACCTCCGCCCAAGACCACTCGCAAGTCGCGTCCCACCGAAGACGAGCAGCTGCTCAACGTCCCGGTGGCGGAAGACATTCTCCGCCTGCGCCGCACGTCGGATTCGTGGCGCGTCCTCAGCATCCAGGGAGAATTCGTCTGGGGCTTCGACAACCTGCAGGATGTCGCCGGCGGCGTCTCCTTCTTCGGATCGGCGCGAACCAAGCCCGGCGATCGGTACTACAAGGCCGCCGAACGGACCGCGCAGCTCTTTGCCAAGGCAGGCGTGCCGGTCATCACCGGCGGCGGTCCGGGGATCATGGAAGCCGCCAACAAGGGCGCGTACGAAGCCGGCGGCCTTTCGATCGGATGCAATATCGAGCTGCCGCATGAGCAGCGCCCCAATCAGTATCTCACGCGCTCACTCGACTTCAAGTACTTCTTCGTTCGCAAGACGATGTTCGTCAAGTACGCGATCGGCTTCGCGGTCTTTCCCGGCGGCTACGGGACACTCGACGAGCTCTTCGAAGCGCTGACACTGATGCAGACCGACAAGCTCACCGACTTTCCGGTCGTCCTCTTCGGCAAGGCGTACTGGTCGGGGATGATGGCGTGGATCAAGGATACCCTGCTCGATGAGGGGATGATCTCGCCCGGCGATGACAAGCTGCTGCACGTCACCGACCGCCCGGAGACCGTCGTCAAGATCCTGATGGAAAGCCGGAAACGCCTGGGCATCGCCAAGGTCGGGCTCTAG
- a CDS encoding aminotransferase class V-fold PLP-dependent enzyme, with the protein MPVAAPHPVANPLAHWRAEFPVFEHTIYLNSCSLGALSRRARQRVDTFLDQWAARGAANWYDVWWNALEELRIRYGALINARSSEIALHPSISSILGVIGSGLDTTRRRRIVTTSIDFPTLPYQWLPRDTEVVFLESPDGVTVPVEAFERAIDGDTALVATSHVYYASGAIQDVATIAQLARRAGALTLIDGYQAAGQIPVDVQALDVDFYLAGGLKWLLGGPGITFMYARPESTAAVIPQASGWFAHRDQFAFDPTTFVAHDDARRFETGTPALPSVHAQLGGLDLVEGAGVATIRSATAALTEDLIADARSRGLSPRVAASAADRSAIVMLPRDDPRADVARLAAAGFIVDSRPGHVRVSPYFYNVADDHRALLEVLLDA; encoded by the coding sequence ATGCCTGTCGCCGCGCCACACCCGGTCGCCAACCCGCTTGCACACTGGCGCGCCGAGTTTCCGGTGTTCGAGCACACCATCTATCTCAATTCCTGCTCACTCGGCGCCCTCTCCCGCCGCGCGCGACAACGGGTCGACACCTTCCTCGATCAGTGGGCCGCCCGCGGTGCTGCCAACTGGTACGATGTGTGGTGGAACGCACTCGAAGAGCTGCGAATCCGATACGGTGCGTTGATCAATGCCCGGAGCAGCGAGATCGCGTTGCACCCTTCGATCTCCAGCATCCTCGGCGTGATCGGCAGCGGACTCGACACCACGCGACGCCGCCGCATCGTGACCACGTCGATCGATTTTCCGACGCTCCCCTATCAGTGGTTGCCGCGCGACACCGAGGTCGTCTTCCTCGAATCGCCCGACGGCGTCACCGTGCCGGTCGAGGCGTTCGAACGAGCGATCGACGGTGATACGGCGCTCGTCGCCACGAGCCACGTCTATTATGCGTCGGGCGCCATCCAGGATGTCGCAACGATTGCGCAGCTGGCCCGGCGCGCTGGAGCGCTCACCCTGATCGACGGCTACCAGGCTGCGGGACAGATCCCCGTGGACGTGCAGGCGCTGGATGTCGATTTCTATCTCGCTGGCGGCCTCAAGTGGCTCCTCGGCGGACCGGGGATCACCTTCATGTATGCCAGGCCGGAGAGTACGGCGGCCGTGATTCCCCAGGCATCGGGATGGTTCGCCCACCGCGACCAGTTTGCCTTCGATCCGACGACCTTCGTGGCGCACGACGACGCCCGGCGCTTCGAGACCGGGACGCCCGCGCTTCCGTCGGTGCACGCCCAGCTTGGCGGGCTCGATCTGGTGGAGGGTGCCGGTGTCGCAACGATTCGAAGCGCCACCGCTGCGCTCACGGAAGACCTCATCGCCGACGCCCGCAGTCGCGGCCTGTCACCGCGCGTTGCGGCATCTGCTGCCGATCGCAGCGCCATCGTGATGCTGCCGCGGGACGACCCGCGCGCCGATGTGGCGCGACTCGCCGCAGCGGGATTCATCGTCGATTCGCGCCCGGGACATGTGCGCGTCTCACCCTATTTCTACAACGTCGCGGATGATCACCGCGCCCTCCTCGAGGTCCTGCTGGATGCGTGA